One Heteronotia binoei isolate CCM8104 ecotype False Entrance Well chromosome 10, APGP_CSIRO_Hbin_v1, whole genome shotgun sequence genomic region harbors:
- the LOC132577925 gene encoding lysosomal acid phosphatase-like: MIESVPYLAQSLSGFRFSLLSLCFFLLFQRATGAGRELKFVTTVYRHGDRSPISTFPTNPHKETTWNQGYGQLTRIGIKQQHKLGRFFRNKYGKFLSAEYKRKEIYVLSTDVDRTIMSAQSNLAGLYPPTGSQIWNHRIAWQPIPVHTLPRKYDQLLSYPRLDCPRFLKLLKESLDSAAFKVKLKDYMPFLGGIAPKLGYDVKTLLDVNNHKLWNAYDTLLVQVFLLTIIAYPSSTKRALRDHIT; the protein is encoded by the exons ATGATCGAGTCTGTCCCATATCTGGCACAAAGCCTCAGTGGCTTTCGGTTCTCCCTTCTTAGCCTCTGCTTCTTTCTGCTTtttcaaagagccacaggtgcAGGGAGGGAACTGAAGTTTGTGACAACG GTTTACCGACATGGCGACAGAAGTCCCATTTCGACTTTTCCCACGAACCCCCATAAAGAAACCACTTGGAATCAAGGATATGGACAACTCACCAGG ATCGGAATAAAGCAGCAGCACAAACTTGGTCGATTCTTTAGGAATAAATATGGAAAATTTTTAAGTGCTGAATACAAAAGAAAGGAG ATTTATGTCCTAAGCACAGACGTTGATCGAACTATAATGAGTGCTCAAAGCAACTTAGCTGGCCTCTATCCTCCAACTGGTAGCCAAATATGGAACCATCGCATTGCTTGGCAGCCTATTCCAGTTCATACTTTGCCTCGTAAATATGATCAG CTATTGTCCTATCCTCGCCTTGACTGTCCACGATTTCTTAAACTTCTGAAGGAATCCTTGGACTCAGCTGCATTCAAGGTCAAGCTGAAAGACTACatg CCATTCTTAGGTGGAATAGCACCTAAACTCGGATATGATGTGAAAACTCTTCTAGATGTGAACAATCACAAGCTCTGGAATGCATATGATACCTTACTTGTTCAGGTATTTTTATTAACTATTATAGCATATCCATCTTCCACAAAAAGAGCCCTTCGGGACCACATCACATAA